One segment of Deltaproteobacteria bacterium DNA contains the following:
- a CDS encoding VWA domain-containing protein has protein sequence MIRIRYSEWDGTQRVQLSADQMFEKLAEHLSRTDDLQQAMDMLMRQGVEGQEGEDRKLKGLDDLVRELREEMRKRFREFNLKESLNEMQERLEQILQQERETLANRRPQNPSLEEKENFLKHLPPRMSDQMEKLARYEFEDADAQRAFDELMQEFGDIRSVEDFQRRYKDLFNGPQSLDFEQTKELMQEMQQLQQMEQNLLAGRLDNIDMDELQQLMGQGALQDFENLQQMQSMLQDAGFLITKEGRLALSPKGVRRIGQLALQDIYANLLRDKNGAHAADHRGIAEIKPDETRAYQYGDPMHLDLVGTLKKSLLRRIGVPIQMGPEDFTIFDTDHSTTSSTVLLLDMSWSMSWEGRFAAAKKVALALESLIRTRYPRDYFSVVGFFTRAVELKIKDLPEASWNMGDPFTNLQDGIRLASDLLHKHPSHNQNIIVVTDGQPTAYFSRGRLYCEWPLSFGGISMRAAQETLREVERATQRHITINTFMLDDSPSLRAFVDKMTQMNRGRAFYTRPDHLGEYLLVDYVARKKKKV, from the coding sequence ATGATCAGAATCCGCTACTCCGAGTGGGACGGCACGCAGCGCGTCCAGTTGTCAGCCGATCAGATGTTCGAGAAACTGGCCGAACACCTGTCGCGCACCGACGATCTGCAACAAGCCATGGACATGCTGATGCGTCAGGGAGTGGAGGGGCAGGAGGGAGAAGACCGTAAGCTCAAGGGACTGGACGACCTCGTGCGCGAGTTGCGCGAGGAGATGCGTAAGCGCTTCCGCGAGTTTAATCTCAAAGAATCGCTCAATGAGATGCAGGAGCGGCTTGAGCAAATTCTTCAACAAGAGCGAGAGACGCTAGCGAACCGCCGCCCACAGAATCCCAGCCTAGAAGAGAAAGAGAACTTTCTCAAACATCTGCCGCCACGCATGAGCGATCAGATGGAGAAGCTGGCGCGCTACGAGTTCGAAGATGCCGACGCGCAGCGCGCGTTCGACGAACTGATGCAAGAATTCGGCGACATCCGCTCGGTCGAAGACTTTCAGCGCCGCTACAAAGATCTTTTCAACGGTCCACAGTCGCTGGACTTCGAGCAGACCAAGGAACTGATGCAGGAGATGCAGCAGTTGCAGCAAATGGAGCAGAACCTGCTCGCGGGCCGGCTCGACAACATCGATATGGACGAGTTGCAACAGCTCATGGGCCAAGGCGCGCTGCAAGATTTCGAGAATCTCCAGCAGATGCAGTCCATGCTACAGGACGCCGGGTTTTTAATCACGAAAGAAGGTCGGCTGGCGCTCTCGCCTAAAGGCGTGCGTCGTATCGGCCAACTGGCGTTGCAAGATATCTACGCGAACCTGTTGCGCGACAAGAACGGCGCTCATGCCGCCGACCATCGTGGTATTGCCGAGATCAAACCCGACGAAACCCGTGCGTACCAATACGGCGACCCGATGCATCTGGATCTGGTTGGCACACTGAAAAAGTCCCTGCTCCGCCGTATCGGCGTACCGATTCAGATGGGTCCGGAAGACTTCACCATCTTCGATACCGATCACTCCACGACCAGTTCTACCGTCCTGCTGCTCGATATGAGTTGGTCGATGAGTTGGGAAGGGCGCTTCGCGGCGGCCAAGAAAGTCGCGCTGGCGTTGGAGAGTTTGATCCGGACGCGCTACCCTCGCGATTACTTCTCCGTGGTCGGCTTCTTCACGCGTGCAGTAGAGCTGAAGATTAAAGACTTGCCGGAAGCCAGTTGGAATATGGGCGATCCGTTCACCAATCTCCAGGACGGTATCCGCCTCGCTAGCGACCTCTTACACAAGCACCCGAGCCACAATCAGAACATTATCGTCGTCACCGACGGTCAGCCGACGGCCTACTTCTCCCGTGGACGACTTTATTGCGAGTGGCCGCTTTCGTTTGGCGGCATCAGCATGCGCGCAGCGCAAGAGACGTTGCGCGAAGTCGAACGTGCGACGCAACGACACATCACCATCAACACTTTCATGCTCGACGACAGCCCGAGTCTGCGGGCATTTGTCGATAAAATGACGCAGATGAATCGTGGCCGGGCATTCTACACTCGCCCGGATCATCTCGGCGAGTATCTGCTCGTCGACTACGTAGCGCGGAAGAAAAAGAAGGTGTGA
- a CDS encoding prephenate dehydrogenase/arogenate dehydrogenase family protein: MLFNRLIIAGVGLIGGSLGLAARARGLIGEVVGFGRTEANLKVALERGIIDSYTFEPAEAARGADLLLLAVPVEATQATVEKFLPFLSPGCVITDAGSTKEQVVNLMERLLPPTLPFVGAHPIAGTEHAGAAAAFATLFEKRLCVLTPTVRTDRDALARVRALWEGVGMRVQEMDSVTHDRVLAHVSHLPHLIAFSVMNAIQDAPQPGIDFLTYAGSAFDSLTRVAASPVEMWRDICTSNREALLAAISEFEQALASMKACVAAGDSAGLETAINRARTERQRLTILRERS, from the coding sequence ATGCTCTTCAATCGTCTTATCATCGCTGGTGTAGGTCTCATCGGCGGCTCGCTAGGACTCGCAGCGCGTGCGCGTGGTCTTATCGGCGAAGTGGTCGGGTTTGGCCGCACGGAAGCTAATCTCAAAGTTGCGCTCGAACGCGGTATCATCGACTCGTACACGTTTGAGCCCGCCGAAGCCGCGCGTGGCGCTGATCTGCTACTCTTGGCCGTGCCGGTTGAGGCCACGCAAGCCACAGTAGAAAAGTTTCTGCCATTCCTTTCTCCTGGCTGCGTCATTACCGACGCTGGCAGTACCAAAGAGCAAGTCGTGAACCTGATGGAACGCCTCCTGCCACCGACCTTGCCCTTTGTAGGCGCTCACCCGATCGCGGGAACGGAACATGCCGGGGCGGCGGCGGCATTCGCGACGCTGTTCGAGAAACGCCTGTGCGTCCTGACCCCGACGGTACGCACCGACCGCGACGCACTCGCGCGTGTGCGAGCACTGTGGGAAGGCGTTGGCATGCGCGTGCAGGAGATGGACAGCGTGACGCATGACCGGGTGCTGGCGCATGTGAGTCACCTGCCTCACCTGATTGCTTTCAGCGTGATGAATGCTATCCAAGACGCACCCCAACCTGGGATAGACTTCCTCACCTATGCCGGGAGCGCATTTGACAGCTTGACCCGAGTAGCGGCTAGTCCCGTCGAAATGTGGCGCGACATCTGCACCTCGAACCGCGAAGCCTTACTTGCTGCGATCAGCGAATTTGAACAGGCGCTGGCGAGCATGAAAGCCTGCGTTGCCGCAGGAGACAGCGCTGGGTTGGAAACCGCGATCAACCGCGCGCGCACGGAACGGCAGCGGCTCACCATACTGCGTGAACGATCATGA
- the sppA gene encoding signal peptide peptidase SppA produces MPQRRAVGRGLGILGAFLLVFAVLAWLLTFSGEGGGGSPWAAAVGVIEVTGVIEDDEEIVAAIRRFAKSDQIRAVVLRVESPGGAVTPSQEIYRELLRLREKKPLVASLGEVAASGGYYVASACTVIVANPGTITGSIGVIMGTMYNVHGLLEKLGIKGTVIKAGTYKDIGSSLRDITAEERQILKDMLDDVHRQFIAAIAVGRKMDEAAVRPLADGRVYSGEQAKRLGLVDRIGGFQDAVELAAKEAGISGEPRLVRAQMQKKSWWRQLTSRWLGEMSSNGATGMRMFFLGPRLS; encoded by the coding sequence GTGCCGCAACGACGCGCGGTCGGGCGAGGACTGGGCATCCTGGGAGCATTTCTGCTGGTCTTTGCCGTGCTGGCGTGGCTGCTGACCTTCTCTGGTGAAGGGGGGGGCGGCAGTCCATGGGCGGCAGCGGTCGGCGTGATCGAAGTCACCGGCGTGATCGAAGACGACGAAGAGATCGTCGCGGCGATTCGTCGGTTCGCCAAATCCGACCAGATTCGTGCGGTGGTGCTCCGCGTGGAATCTCCGGGTGGAGCGGTGACGCCGTCGCAAGAAATCTATCGCGAACTGTTGCGCCTGCGGGAGAAAAAGCCCTTGGTGGCTTCGCTCGGAGAAGTGGCCGCTTCCGGTGGATATTATGTGGCCAGCGCCTGCACAGTCATCGTGGCGAACCCGGGGACGATCACCGGCTCCATCGGGGTCATCATGGGGACGATGTACAACGTCCACGGATTGCTGGAAAAGCTCGGTATCAAAGGCACGGTCATCAAGGCGGGCACCTACAAGGACATTGGCTCTTCCCTCCGGGATATAACAGCCGAGGAGCGCCAAATCCTGAAGGACATGCTCGATGACGTGCATCGACAATTCATCGCCGCGATAGCGGTGGGCCGCAAAATGGACGAAGCCGCTGTGCGTCCACTAGCGGACGGGCGCGTCTATTCGGGAGAACAGGCCAAGCGTCTGGGATTGGTGGATCGGATTGGCGGGTTTCAAGACGCCGTGGAGTTAGCGGCAAAAGAGGCTGGAATCTCCGGGGAGCCGCGCTTGGTGCGCGCGCAAATGCAAAAGAAGTCGTGGTGGCGGCAGCTCACGTCACGCTGGCTTGGGGAAATGTCGAGTAACGGGGCAACGGGAATGCGGATGTTTTTCCTGGGGCCGCGGCTTTCATGA
- a CDS encoding magnesium chelatase produces the protein MSSIVQNITVDETFRQNVRTVGALKKSGYHVLPVREEMRANLLRMLAAGERMLPGIIGYEETVIPEIENAVLAGHHIVFLGERGQAKSRIIRGLVSLLDEYVPVLRDADIPENPFAPITPSGRRLIAERGDDLDIRWLSREDRYAEKLATPDVAVADLIGEVDPIKVAEGRYLADEETIHYGLIPRTNRGVFAINELPDLTEKVQVGLFNLMEEKDVQIKGFKIRLPLDVVFVASANPEDYTSRGRIITPLKDRFDVQIRTHYPRTLDHEIAIMEQEAAQLPRGDRTLYVPQFMKEILAQLTMEARSSNEINQSSGVSVRVTINNLESIVSNAEKRTVRLKEKAIVPRVSDLHALSASTAGKIELEYMGEEKREEDIIERLTNRAVQKVFDRYVKLDSLKAAIAYFSNGWGIKVSDEMPSASYIEDVKNVPGLSEIVHTLGINEQQPAQVASAAEFILEGLHLHQKLNKEREGGRYTYRS, from the coding sequence ATGAGTAGTATCGTGCAAAACATCACCGTTGACGAAACCTTTCGACAAAACGTTCGTACCGTCGGAGCTTTGAAAAAGTCCGGCTATCACGTCCTCCCGGTGCGCGAAGAGATGCGCGCCAACTTGCTGCGCATGCTGGCCGCCGGAGAACGCATGCTCCCCGGGATCATCGGCTACGAAGAAACCGTCATTCCCGAGATCGAAAACGCCGTCCTGGCCGGACACCACATCGTGTTCCTTGGCGAACGCGGGCAGGCAAAATCGCGCATCATTCGCGGGCTCGTGTCGTTGCTCGACGAATATGTCCCCGTGCTCCGCGATGCGGATATCCCGGAGAATCCTTTCGCGCCCATCACCCCGTCTGGCCGCCGTTTGATTGCAGAACGCGGCGATGATCTCGATATCCGTTGGCTTTCGCGCGAGGATCGCTACGCCGAAAAGCTGGCGACGCCTGACGTGGCGGTGGCCGACCTGATTGGCGAGGTCGATCCGATCAAGGTCGCGGAAGGCCGGTACTTGGCTGATGAAGAGACGATTCACTACGGCTTGATTCCTCGCACGAATCGCGGGGTGTTCGCCATCAACGAATTGCCGGACTTGACCGAGAAAGTGCAGGTCGGGCTGTTCAACTTGATGGAAGAAAAGGACGTACAAATCAAAGGGTTCAAAATCCGCTTGCCGCTCGACGTAGTCTTCGTAGCGAGCGCGAACCCGGAAGATTACACCAGCCGGGGGCGAATCATCACGCCGCTCAAAGACCGCTTCGACGTGCAGATTCGCACCCATTATCCGCGCACTCTCGATCACGAGATCGCTATTATGGAACAAGAAGCGGCGCAGTTGCCGCGCGGCGATCGCACGCTCTACGTGCCACAGTTCATGAAAGAAATCCTAGCCCAGCTCACGATGGAAGCGCGTAGCTCCAACGAGATCAATCAATCTTCTGGAGTCAGCGTGCGGGTGACGATCAACAACCTGGAAAGTATCGTCAGCAATGCCGAGAAACGTACGGTGCGGCTCAAAGAGAAAGCCATCGTGCCGCGTGTCAGCGATCTGCACGCTTTGTCGGCCTCGACGGCAGGGAAAATCGAACTGGAATACATGGGCGAAGAAAAGCGTGAAGAGGATATTATCGAGCGACTGACCAACCGCGCGGTCCAGAAAGTCTTCGATCGTTACGTCAAGCTCGATTCCCTGAAAGCCGCCATCGCCTACTTTTCCAACGGCTGGGGGATCAAAGTCTCGGACGAGATGCCCTCGGCGTCCTATATCGAAGATGTGAAAAACGTTCCCGGACTCAGCGAGATCGTCCACACGCTCGGCATCAACGAGCAACAGCCGGCGCAAGTCGCCTCGGCGGCGGAATTTATTCTCGAAGGGCTCCATTTGCACCAAAAGCTCAACAAAGAACGCGAGGGAGGACGGTACACCTACCGGTCATAA
- a CDS encoding DUF4062 domain-containing protein, protein MKKKLQVFVSSTYTDMLSERQAVVEAILRAGHIPAGMELFAAGDESQWETIRRWIDDSDVFMLILGGRYGSIEPKSGKSYIELEYQYASEKKKPLFAAVIEESYLTAKVKADGPNAMERFNGNLLNVFRETVTKKICRFFGDSSELKVIVLESLLNFERNEDLAGWIRSSDAIDPKITLEELVRLQTENSSLQKKVKELEAVAAVAVEARQKKSGANILSEDAKTLLTAAKNSDGHILYSSTLDEAIIQVANKNFIDPPQSHREEVRWKAAIEELLGPKLIEKLRAQSETSYSIFQLTKRGYDIADEIEGSQAGMI, encoded by the coding sequence GTGAAAAAGAAATTGCAAGTCTTCGTCTCGTCTACTTACACAGACATGCTGTCTGAACGCCAAGCTGTGGTCGAAGCCATACTACGTGCAGGACACATCCCGGCAGGTATGGAACTGTTTGCCGCTGGTGATGAGTCTCAATGGGAGACTATACGTCGCTGGATCGACGACTCAGATGTCTTCATGCTAATTCTGGGTGGTCGTTACGGCTCCATTGAGCCTAAATCCGGCAAAAGCTATATCGAGTTGGAGTATCAGTACGCCAGCGAAAAGAAGAAGCCTTTATTTGCAGCTGTCATTGAGGAATCTTATCTTACAGCAAAGGTGAAGGCAGATGGCCCTAATGCAATGGAGAGATTCAATGGAAATCTCTTGAACGTGTTCCGTGAAACAGTCACAAAGAAAATATGCCGGTTCTTTGGAGATTCCAGCGAGCTGAAAGTGATTGTTCTCGAATCACTCCTCAATTTTGAGAGAAACGAAGATCTTGCTGGTTGGATTCGCAGCAGCGATGCAATTGATCCCAAGATTACGCTTGAGGAATTGGTTCGCCTGCAAACGGAGAATTCATCTCTCCAAAAAAAGGTAAAAGAGTTGGAAGCAGTCGCAGCTGTAGCAGTTGAAGCGAGACAGAAGAAGTCAGGAGCGAACATATTAAGCGAGGACGCAAAAACCCTCCTTACTGCTGCCAAAAATAGTGATGGCCATATCCTCTACTCTTCCACTCTAGATGAAGCCATCATCCAAGTGGCGAATAAGAATTTCATTGATCCTCCGCAAAGCCACCGCGAGGAAGTCCGATGGAAGGCCGCTATTGAAGAGCTTCTGGGGCCAAAACTTATTGAAAAGCTTAGAGCGCAATCTGAGACATCCTATTCAATTTTTCAATTAACCAAGAGAGGTTATGATATCGCTGATGAGATCGAAGGCTCGCAGGCTGGAATGATCTAA
- a CDS encoding 30S ribosomal protein S1, translating to MEQDKVDFSQTTQPSQGGGMEENFMQMLEESERTVKPGEIVRGRVVKIGQEVVTVDIGYKSEGHIPLGEFRTRDGRITVNEGDEIEVYFDAADTEQEGIVLSRAKAEQMRVWREIENAFTNKTPIEGLIVGKVKGGLKVDIGVAAFLPGSHVDLRPVRDLDRYVGKRGKFAVLKYNRARVNVVVSRRAILEDEQHSLRDETLKLLEEGVIIEGTVKNITDYGAFVELGGIDGLLHITDMSWGRLTHPSEVLTVGEKIKVVILKFDVEKERVSLGLKQLIPDPWHTVTERYAVNSRAIGKVVSLADYGAFIELEKGVEALLHVSEMSWTKRVTHPAKLLTVGEEVEVVILEIDPGHRRISLGLKQASPNPWEVVRASHPVGSRIHGKIKSITDFGVFVEVGEGIDGLAHISDLHWTKKVKHPSELFKKGDEVDALVLGVDVDNERVSLGIKQAMADPWTTLAQRHPAGTRIKGQVTSVTDFGVFVGVEDGIEGLIHISQLSTERVEKPSALFQVGQEVEAEVIHIDPREHKMGLSVKALRRSEERAEMETYLKKEREDARFSLEDVMPEEFRLDKDDRDDRSGRRGA from the coding sequence ATGGAACAGGACAAGGTAGATTTTTCTCAAACAACACAACCATCCCAGGGTGGCGGCATGGAAGAAAATTTCATGCAGATGCTCGAAGAGAGCGAACGAACGGTCAAACCCGGGGAGATCGTGCGCGGCCGCGTCGTCAAGATCGGCCAGGAAGTCGTCACTGTCGATATTGGGTATAAGTCCGAAGGACATATTCCGCTCGGGGAATTTCGGACCCGAGACGGCCGGATCACGGTGAACGAAGGCGACGAGATCGAAGTGTACTTCGATGCGGCGGACACGGAGCAAGAAGGCATTGTCCTGTCCAGAGCGAAAGCCGAACAGATGCGGGTGTGGCGGGAGATCGAGAACGCCTTTACCAACAAAACCCCCATCGAGGGGCTCATCGTCGGCAAAGTGAAAGGCGGTCTCAAGGTCGATATCGGCGTAGCGGCGTTTCTTCCCGGCTCGCATGTCGATCTCCGTCCCGTGCGCGATCTCGATCGCTATGTGGGCAAACGCGGCAAATTCGCCGTGCTCAAGTACAACCGTGCGCGCGTCAACGTGGTCGTGTCGCGGCGTGCCATCCTCGAGGACGAGCAGCACTCCCTGCGCGACGAAACCCTGAAACTGCTGGAAGAGGGCGTGATCATCGAGGGGACGGTGAAGAACATCACGGATTACGGTGCGTTCGTCGAACTCGGTGGGATTGACGGGCTCCTGCACATCACGGACATGTCCTGGGGCCGGCTGACGCATCCTTCCGAGGTCTTGACGGTCGGCGAGAAGATCAAAGTCGTCATCCTCAAATTCGACGTGGAAAAAGAACGGGTGTCTCTGGGTCTGAAGCAGCTGATTCCCGACCCGTGGCATACCGTGACCGAGCGGTACGCCGTCAATAGCCGGGCGATCGGGAAAGTGGTGAGCTTGGCTGACTATGGTGCGTTCATCGAACTAGAGAAGGGCGTCGAGGCCTTGCTCCATGTGTCGGAAATGTCCTGGACCAAGCGCGTCACTCACCCCGCGAAACTGCTGACTGTGGGAGAAGAAGTCGAGGTCGTCATCCTCGAGATCGATCCGGGGCATCGACGCATCTCCCTCGGCCTGAAACAGGCGAGTCCCAACCCGTGGGAAGTGGTCCGCGCCAGCCATCCGGTGGGCAGCCGCATCCATGGGAAGATCAAGAGCATTACCGACTTTGGCGTGTTCGTGGAAGTGGGCGAAGGCATCGATGGACTGGCGCACATCTCGGATCTGCACTGGACCAAAAAGGTGAAGCACCCCTCCGAGCTATTCAAGAAAGGCGACGAAGTCGATGCCTTGGTGCTGGGCGTCGATGTGGACAACGAGCGCGTCTCCCTGGGCATTAAGCAGGCCATGGCCGACCCCTGGACCACCTTGGCGCAGCGCCATCCGGCTGGCACCCGTATTAAGGGCCAAGTCACCAGTGTGACGGACTTCGGCGTCTTTGTGGGAGTGGAAGACGGTATCGAAGGCTTGATTCACATCTCGCAGCTTTCGACGGAGCGGGTAGAGAAACCTTCGGCCCTCTTCCAGGTCGGGCAAGAAGTCGAGGCGGAAGTCATCCATATCGATCCGCGCGAACACAAAATGGGACTCAGCGTCAAAGCGCTGCGTCGCAGCGAAGAACGCGCCGAGATGGAGACGTACTTGAAGAAAGAACGAGAGGATGCACGCTTCTCCCTCGAAGACGTGATGCCGGAGGAGTTCCGGCTGGATAAAGATGATCGAGACGACCGCAGCGGGCGGCGCGGAGCCTAA
- a CDS encoding HIT domain-containing protein, with product MSYIEAEKPDGCIFCVPTDATTLRSSLILGVSPHARVMLNKYPYNNGHLLIAPHRHTAHWPDLSEEEFADLTALLRRAVDVVTLALHPQGINIGMNLGACAGAGVADHLHWHVVPRWLGDTNFMPVVGAVQVMPQHLLDSYDHLCPYFAPSSTNEQGSSLQK from the coding sequence ATGAGCTACATCGAGGCGGAGAAGCCCGACGGTTGCATCTTTTGCGTTCCCACCGATGCGACGACGCTGCGTTCCTCTCTCATTCTCGGAGTGTCCCCCCACGCGCGCGTCATGTTGAATAAATACCCCTACAACAATGGCCATCTGCTGATTGCCCCCCATCGTCATACCGCGCACTGGCCGGATTTGTCGGAAGAAGAATTTGCCGACCTCACAGCGTTGCTGCGCCGAGCGGTGGACGTTGTGACTCTGGCCTTGCACCCGCAAGGCATCAATATCGGCATGAATCTCGGCGCGTGCGCGGGTGCCGGGGTGGCGGATCATCTGCACTGGCATGTCGTGCCGCGCTGGCTTGGCGACACGAATTTCATGCCCGTAGTCGGTGCCGTGCAGGTAATGCCCCAACATCTTCTCGACAGTTACGATCACTTATGTCCCTATTTCGCTCCCTCCTCCACGAACGAGCAGGGAAGTTCTCTCCAGAAATGA
- the aroA gene encoding 3-phosphoshikimate 1-carboxyvinyltransferase — protein sequence MNDTGIIGPAPSGLRGEIALPGDKSISHRAVIFSAIAQGVSRIRNFSGGGDNRSTMRVLQSLGVEMTSTGTEVLVTGRGWSGLRPPQATLDCGNSGTTMRLLSGLLAGRPFVSRLDGDASLRSRPMARVMTPLREMGADIVSEGGENRAPLRITGQTLHGIRYRSQVASAQVKSALLLAGLQAQGRTTVWEPVRSRDHTERMLPAFGASIDVNDLEVTIEGRQELLACDVEVPGDLSSAAFFIGAALMIPGSELYVRGVGLNPTRTGVLDIFRAMGGTITVLNEREVCGEPVGDLLVRSGSLVGVEFDEALVVRAIDEIPIVAIAAAVARGVTTIRGAQELRVKESDRLRALALGLSALGVRVSELPDGLVIAGGELQPGRVQSFDDHRIAMAFTIAGLAGTGEIVLEGVSCVDISFPGFYNVLRDLTGPITKLP from the coding sequence ATGAACGACACTGGCATCATCGGCCCGGCACCTTCCGGGCTGCGTGGCGAAATTGCATTGCCGGGGGATAAGTCCATCAGCCATCGGGCGGTCATCTTCTCCGCCATCGCCCAGGGAGTCAGCCGCATCCGCAATTTCTCCGGCGGCGGAGACAACCGCAGCACGATGCGTGTATTGCAGTCGCTCGGGGTGGAGATGACATCGACTGGCACCGAAGTGCTGGTCACAGGGCGTGGCTGGAGCGGGTTGCGTCCGCCACAAGCCACCCTCGACTGTGGCAATTCCGGGACGACCATGCGCTTGCTCTCCGGATTGCTCGCCGGCCGGCCATTTGTTTCTCGCCTCGACGGCGACGCTTCGTTGCGCAGCCGACCTATGGCACGAGTCATGACGCCGCTTCGTGAGATGGGTGCCGACATCGTCAGCGAAGGTGGGGAGAATCGCGCACCGTTGCGTATCACCGGCCAGACACTGCACGGTATTCGGTATCGCAGCCAAGTCGCTAGCGCCCAGGTGAAATCTGCCCTCCTCCTCGCGGGTCTCCAAGCGCAGGGGCGGACGACTGTCTGGGAACCGGTACGTTCCCGCGATCACACGGAACGCATGCTGCCAGCTTTTGGTGCCTCCATCGACGTAAACGACTTGGAAGTGACCATAGAGGGCAGGCAAGAACTGCTGGCGTGTGATGTGGAAGTGCCTGGGGATCTGTCTTCCGCCGCTTTTTTTATCGGCGCGGCGCTGATGATCCCTGGCTCGGAACTCTACGTGCGCGGCGTCGGCCTCAACCCTACTCGCACCGGGGTGCTCGATATTTTTCGCGCTATGGGGGGTACGATCACCGTCCTGAACGAGCGCGAAGTGTGTGGCGAGCCGGTCGGCGATCTGCTGGTGCGCTCGGGTTCCTTGGTGGGGGTGGAATTCGATGAGGCGCTGGTCGTGCGCGCCATCGATGAAATTCCTATCGTCGCCATCGCCGCCGCCGTCGCCCGCGGGGTAACAACCATTCGCGGGGCGCAGGAACTGCGCGTCAAAGAAAGCGATCGCTTGCGCGCGCTGGCGCTCGGGCTCTCCGCGCTAGGGGTTCGTGTCTCGGAATTGCCGGATGGACTCGTCATCGCAGGCGGCGAGTTACAACCCGGACGAGTGCAAAGTTTCGACGATCACCGCATCGCCATGGCGTTTACCATCGCCGGACTAGCCGGAACTGGGGAGATAGTGCTAGAAGGAGTGTCGTGCGTGGATATCTCGTTTCCCGGTTTCTATAACGTGTTACGAGATCTCACCGGACCAATCACCAAACTCCCATGA
- a CDS encoding integration host factor subunit beta — MTKRDLIEEVAQQYPRFSRRDTEVMVNAVFDSMTDALAKGERIEIRGFGSFIVKQRSAREGRNPRTGTLVSVAAKKVPLFKVGKELRLRVDGQPIEDEDREWDAAAEGEE, encoded by the coding sequence GTGACGAAACGGGACTTGATTGAGGAAGTGGCACAGCAGTATCCACGTTTTTCTCGGCGAGACACCGAGGTGATGGTCAATGCCGTATTCGACAGCATGACCGATGCCCTCGCCAAAGGGGAACGGATTGAAATTCGCGGCTTTGGCAGCTTCATCGTAAAGCAGCGCTCGGCCCGAGAAGGACGTAATCCGCGTACCGGCACCCTGGTCTCGGTGGCTGCGAAGAAGGTGCCGCTTTTTAAGGTGGGGAAAGAGCTGCGCTTACGCGTCGATGGGCAGCCGATCGAAGACGAGGACCGCGAGTGGGACGCCGCCGCCGAGGGTGAAGAGTGA
- a CDS encoding (d)CMP kinase encodes MNAGLIIAIDGPSGAGKSSSSRLLAKRLDYRYVDTGALYRVLGLLAVEKGVSADDPERLAALCDDLPLRFLPEAGGVRIVLGERDITAAIRRPEVSQMASKVSAQSVVRRRLLGVQRELGTGGGVVMEGRDIGTAVFPEADVKFYLDASPEVRGRRRYAELQDQGVSAGLQKTIQEMAERDHRDSTREHAPLQRAADAIVLDTTSLSLPEVVETMARAVQAACKC; translated from the coding sequence ATGAATGCTGGCCTGATTATCGCCATCGACGGACCGTCTGGCGCGGGAAAAAGCTCGTCGAGCCGCTTGTTGGCGAAACGTCTGGACTACCGATACGTCGATACCGGTGCCCTGTATCGCGTGCTCGGATTGCTGGCCGTGGAAAAAGGCGTCTCTGCAGACGATCCCGAACGATTGGCAGCCTTATGCGACGACCTGCCGTTGCGGTTTCTCCCCGAGGCCGGCGGCGTACGTATTGTGCTCGGAGAACGAGACATCACGGCAGCTATTCGCCGACCTGAGGTAAGCCAGATGGCGTCAAAAGTATCGGCTCAATCCGTCGTGCGTCGCCGCCTGCTGGGCGTGCAGCGTGAGTTGGGTACAGGTGGAGGAGTGGTGATGGAAGGGCGCGATATCGGTACGGCGGTTTTTCCCGAAGCCGATGTCAAATTTTACCTTGATGCCTCGCCGGAGGTGCGGGGCCGCAGACGCTACGCGGAATTACAAGACCAAGGAGTGTCGGCGGGCCTACAGAAAACGATTCAGGAAATGGCGGAGCGGGACCACCGCGACAGTACCCGTGAGCATGCCCCGCTACAACGGGCTGCGGACGCGATCGTGCTCGATACCACGTCGCTTTCCCTGCCCGAAGTGGTGGAGACCATGGCGCGTGCGGTGCAAGCTGCGTGCAAGTGCTGA